In the Saccharococcus thermophilus genome, TAAAAAAAACCGCCTTATGAAGCAGACGGTTTTTCATTTAAAAATTTTCTAACACCCGGCCATCGAGCGGAGATAAGACATACGGCGGACAGACGGACAACACCCCTTCGAGCACTTTTTCTTCGTTCCGCGTCGCTTTCACGGAAATCGCAATGATATGATCATCTTCATTTACTTCTGTTACCTCAAATAAAAACTGTAATTGCTCGTAATGATAGACTGGCTTCAGAAAATGGATTTCCTGCTTAGTAACTGTAGATGAGCAAATTCGCTAACATAAATTTACAACCAAACAAAAAAAGAGACATGAACCCGATTCCTTGATTAGAATAGATGTGTCACCAAAACTATTCACAAGGAGGTTCATGTCTCATGAATAGATTAGCACATCATCAAGGAATCCACAAGTTTTTCACGATGTTGGGGTTGGCCCTTTATTTTTCAAAACCTGTCATGAAGCATCTCGTTCATATCGTGGATGCGCTGACCACCAAAGGATTTGCGGGAACATTGACCGATCTTCATCATTGGAGCTTTCATCCGAACCACCGCACGACACTCAGCCATTTTTTCACGAAAAGCCCTTGGGATGAAGAGACGCTGCTTCGCAAACTTCAACAGTGGATGCTTCGTCGTGTCGAACGCATCGCCAAACAGGAGAGTCAACCCCTTTTTGTTTCGATCGATGATACGATTTGCCAAAAAACCAAGCCTTCGTCACAGGCAACGCACGCCATTCAAGGGTGTGATTGGCACTATTCTCACACAGAGAAAAAGTCGATCTGGGGACATTCTCTCGTTTGGCTCATGGTTCATACGATGACCCAGGCTTTTCCCTTTGCGTTCCGCCTCTACGACAAGGCGGCTGGGAAAAGCAAGGGGGAACTCGCGATCGAGATGCTTTCTTCTTTGGATGTACACCGTCCTGTTTATGTGCTGATGGACTCTTGGTATCCATCGCAAACGCTCGTGGAAGCTTGTCTGAAAAAGGGATTCCACGTAATCGCAATGCTCAAGGCCAATCGGCTTCTTTATCCAAAAGGCATTGCGGTTCAGGTGAGGGAGTTTGCCCGCTACATCGAACCGAAAGACACTCACCTCGTCACGGTGGGAGAAGAGCGTTATCGGGTTTATCGCTACGAAGGCTCTCTCAAAGGTCTCGATGATGCCGTGGTGCTGCTCGCTTGGAAAGCCGATCAGCCGATGACATCGGAACATCTTCACTGCGTCTTGAGCACCGACCGGGATCTAAGCGATGAAGAGATCTTGCGCTACTATGCCCAGCGTTGGTCGATCGAATGTTTTTTCCGTCAAGCGAAAGACCAGCTGAAACTCGATGGATACCGCGTTCGCGGACGTCGGGCGGTGAAACGCTACTGGATCTTGGTGCAGCTTGCTTACGTGTACAGCATGTTCGAGTCGAACAGCGATTTTTCTGATGGGCTCGATCTTCTGCGCAAGAGAAAAGGACATAGCCTCGTGGAGTTCATTTACCGTGCAGCGAAACAAAATATTCCCATTGATACCGTGAAAAAACAGCTCCACGTGGCATAAGGGGTACCCTGTTTGTCTCTTTTACATGGTAATTATTGTAATTAAAATTGCTCAACTACAGTTAGTAATATGGCTTCCCGGACCTGGCAAATATTTTGAAATGGCCGAAGTAATCATTCCCGTTAACATGACTGCTGGAACAATCGGCTTTTTCAGCGGCGTCTGGGATGCGTAATCATGCTGAATGTACAGCGGATTGGCATCATCCGTCAGCCCGAGATAAAGTAGCAAATCTTTATCTTCCATTTTCTCGTTGATCACTAATTTTTCCCCGACCGAAATTTCCGATATATTTCTCCCAAGTTTGCGCTTTTTCAGCATGTCAAACACCCCTTTGTTTTCGGAAGCGCTTTCAATCAATAGGTGACAAAAATTCGGGATGACTCCCGAATTTTTGTCTTTGCCCCTATTTTATTCTAATACGCTCATGACGCTTTTCACGGATTCTACTGATTTGGCAAGCGCTGCTTTTTCTTCTTCTGTCAGCTCTAGTTCGATCACTTTTTCGATACCATTGCCGCCTAAAATCGTCGGCACCCCTAAATAAATGCCTTCGTAGCCGTATTCGCCTTCAAGGTAAGCGATCGCTGGAAGGATGCGGCGTTGGTCTTTAATAATGGCTTCCACCATTTCGGCA is a window encoding:
- a CDS encoding IS701 family transposase, which produces MNRLAHHQGIHKFFTMLGLALYFSKPVMKHLVHIVDALTTKGFAGTLTDLHHWSFHPNHRTTLSHFFTKSPWDEETLLRKLQQWMLRRVERIAKQESQPLFVSIDDTICQKTKPSSQATHAIQGCDWHYSHTEKKSIWGHSLVWLMVHTMTQAFPFAFRLYDKAAGKSKGELAIEMLSSLDVHRPVYVLMDSWYPSQTLVEACLKKGFHVIAMLKANRLLYPKGIAVQVREFARYIEPKDTHLVTVGEERYRVYRYEGSLKGLDDAVVLLAWKADQPMTSEHLHCVLSTDRDLSDEEILRYYAQRWSIECFFRQAKDQLKLDGYRVRGRRAVKRYWILVQLAYVYSMFESNSDFSDGLDLLRKRKGHSLVEFIYRAAKQNIPIDTVKKQLHVA